The bacterium genomic interval AATCCTCGTCGAAAGACTGCATGGATACACCGCCGAAGAGGCCGTAATCGATTATAGCTTTGGGGCTTATCACGTCAAGTTTCTTCGTGAGGTTTGCAACTGAGGTGACCGGTGGAATAGATGTGCAGGGCATATCTATTACTGTTGTTATACCTCCAGATGCAGAAAAGCAGGTAGCAGTGAAAAAATCCTCACGTTCGGTGAAACCCGGGTCGTTGAAATGGACATGCGGATCAATCCCCCCGGGAAGAACAAGTAACCCGTCGGCATCAACAATGACATCACCATCGATGAACTTCCCTATCTCCACAACAATTCCATCCACGATACGAATATCCGCACGCACCGGTTCATCATAATCCGGTAAAGCCAGCATTCCTCCGCGAATTATCAAATCACGCCCTCCTCAACCATCCTACGATAGACACGCTCTTGAGTAAAAGGCATTTCTAGCATGCGAACACCAATAGCATCGAAGATAGCGTTTGCTATAGCCGGTCCTGGGCCATTAATCGCAATCTCACCTGCGGATTTTGCCCCGAAGGGACCCGTTTTCTCGTAAGAATCGGCAATTATGGTTACCATTTCCGGAAGATCACGGGTGTTATATATCTTATAATCCCAGAAACTCGGATTTGTCATCTTACCAGAGGAGTTGAATATATACTCTTCGCAAAGGGCATAGCTTATCCCGTTGAGCGTTGCGCCCTCGACCTGGCCTTCGGCCAGTTTAGGATTAATTGGTTGACCGCAATCGATTGCCGACACGAATTTTATTACATCAACCTTACCAGTTTTAATATCAACTTCGACTTCGGCGAATTGAGCAATAAAAGGTGGAGGTGATTCTGTGCCAAAATAAGAGGCCGATGCTTGAATCTGAAATTGGTTTGTCTCGTAAAACGCGCGAGTGCATATATCACTATAAGTGACAAACTCATCCCCACCAAAACGGCGAACCCGGTCATGATGGAGGTAAAGTTCAACCGCTGAACATTTCAGTATCTCCCCCGCAACCTGAAGTATCTGATCACGCACCTTTTCAGCACACAGCCTAACTGCATTACCAGAAACATATGTGGTGGAAGAGGCATAAGCGCCTACATCGAAAGGAGTGAGATCGGTATCTGAAGAACGAACAATTAATTTTTCTACAGAAATGGAAAGCACCTCGGCTGCAATTTGGGCTAGGACGGTGTCCGAACCGGTGCCTAAATCGGTCGCGCCCATATGAAGATTGAACGAACCATCCTCGTTCATTTTCATATGCGCACTTGCCATATCTACACGCGGAATACCGGAACCTTGCATCGAGACAGAAAGCCCTACACCCTTAACCTTGTCTCCGACTCGAATACGCTTATCCCGTATTTTATACCAGTCGATGGCCTTTGCCCCTCTATCTATACATTCTGTGAGGCTACAGGAGTTAATATATTGCCCGACTCCCTCTTTTCCCTCTCCGAGGGCCGCAAAAACGGGTGAGGTTTCACCTATTTTAATAGTCCTATTCTTGCAATACTCAAGTATGTCCTGATTAATTCCCCTTGTGATCATATCGATAATCTGGCAATATGCGAAATAGCCCTGTGTTGCGCCATAACCGCGATAGGCCCCCCCAATCGGTAAATTAGAATAAACCGAAGTCCCTTCGAAATGAATATTCTTAATTTTGTTGAACAAGGGAAGCACCTTAGAACCGGCGTTCGAAAGGACAGTCAAAGCGTGACTACCATATGCGCCAGTGTTCATAAGTGCCTTCATTTCGAGCGCGGTTATCTTGCCGGAATTCTTAACGCCAGCGCGTATCGTCACACGCATGGGGTGCCTTGTGCGCGAAGAAATAAATACTTCTGAACGATTAAAAATAGCCTTTGATGGTCGGTGCGTCTTCCATGTTGTAAAGGCAACCACTTGCTCTAAAAACACCTCCTGCTTGCCTCCAAAACCACCACCTATTCGAGGTTTTATAACTCTTATAGCGCCAATTGGAATACCTAGTGTATGTGATACTATACGCCTAGCATGAAATGGAACCTGTGTTGCTGTAATGATCACTAATCTGCCGCGCTCATCAATATAGGCTAAGGCTGAATGCGGTTCTATAGCACAGTGGCTCGCATACTGCGTTCGAAAAGTTCCATCGACAATGAATTCAGCTGACTCGAAACCTTTTTGCATATCCCCAAATTTAATCTCAGCCTTGGCGGCGATATTTTTTTCGGGAATAAAGGCAGTCGGGATAGGCATATATTCCTCACCAAAATGAAGCCTTGGGGCATCGTCGTCCATCGCCTTTTCGTAGTCAAAAAGTGGGTCCATCTTTTCGTATTCAACCTCGATGGCATTAACTGCTCTCGTCGCTATTTCCGGCGAATCGGCTGCAACAGCCGCTACCCTGTCACCCACAAAACGGACTATATCTTCGAAAATATAGGTATCATATGGTGAGGGCTCGGGGTAACCCTGTCCTGCTGTGGTGTGCAACTTGCCCTTGGCGTTACCGTAATGCATGATTTCAGCCACTCCGGCAATCTTGCTTGCATTGCTCGAGTCTATTTTTATTATCCTTGCAAAAGCGTGGGGTGAGTATTTAAAGGCTATAAAAAGCGGATTTGTAAGAGGAAAATCATCCACAAAACGCTCATTACCCGTTGCGAGAGCAAGAGAGTCAATCTTTTTAACCGATTTACCGATGCTATTAAAATCATTCATTTTCGTTCATCCTTTTCGCGGCAAGTTTAACAGCATCGATTATCTTTGAATAACCGGTGCAGCGGCATAGATTGCCATCGAGGGCTGTTTTTATTTCCTCATCCGATGGATTGGGATTCTTTGTGAGAAGAGCGTGAGTCGAAAGCACCATTCCGGGTGTGCAGAAACCGCATTGAACCGCGCCGGCATCTACAAAGGCTACTTGAATGGGGTGTGGATTATGGATATCCCCTATTCCTTTTACAGTCAATATTTTACGCCCCATGGTCTGCGCAGCGAAACACTGACACGAATTAACCGGCTTGTCATCGAGTAGAACCAGACACGCACCACAATCTCCCTCTTTACACCCCTCCTTAACCTCTACAAAACCGTTATCCCGCAGAACTCTTAGTAGTGTTGCTTGCGAAGCAAATTCTATTTCACACACCGAGCCGTTTATATCGAATGAACCTCTCATATTCTATCCTTTTAAAATTTTGGCAAGCCCGCGTTCGAGTTCTATCTCGAAGAGCTTTCGAAGGTATTCGGGAGTTCCGAGGGGCTTTTTCCCGAACTTAATATCTGTTTTTTTTCCTATACCGATGAGATTGATTTTGCTTATGGGCTTATCTCTCAGAATTTTCTCTATTTCGGTTAGCCTCTTGAATTTATTTTTACAACCAACCACAATTATTCGGCAGTCACCGATTTCATCGCCCTTAATGTCGGCGAGAATCGAAATATTAAACGACGAATAATCGAAATTCGTTCGTTTGGCGGAGTAGAAATAAGATTTCCAGCCCTTTTCGAGGAATTTTACTCCTAAAATAAGTCTCTGCGTGCGTTCGTTATCCGCGAGATACTGCTCTATTGGAATAGCCCTGGGTTCACCATCGAAGATAACGACTTCCGCTTCGTGTGCCACCAGCGGCCCGATAACATTCGACCACATCGGGAAAGCAGCTATGCTCCCTCCTATCGTTATATGATTCCTAAGAGGAGTGGAGGCCGAACTCGTTAACGACTTCACTATAAGCGAGTCCCTACCGAGATACTCGATGACTTGGCTGAATCTCGCCATAGCGCCGATTTTTACTATTCCATCATCTATTGTAATTTTCTCCTCTAGCGCTCCATTTAGATCAACCATTTTTTCTATTTTAGATAGATCCCTTTTCAAAAGCCATGTTCCACCGGCACAAAGGGTCGAGCCACCTTTAAACGCGGCAAGAACTTCCTTTTGCGACGAGGGAAATTCCCATTTCATTTCATTAATATCCATGCATTCAGCTCCACTTGTGATTATCCATTTAATCATGAAAAATAATTCTTTGAAAATTCTAAGTCAAGGTAAATTGTTTAGTATAATATTTAATTGAATTCATTTAAAGCTAACAAATATCAAATATTCTTCTACTACTCAGGCTTGCGCTCACACAATTAATTGGCGGCATTTCCGACTATTATTCACCGTTAAATAGCTTATACTACAATCTAAAACATATTTCAAAAACCACTTCAAAAAGGACAGTATAATGATTATATAATTTATTGCTTTTAGGAGGTTTAATGTTTGAAATTAAGATATTTAAAGAAAAAGACCGAACGACGGTAGCGAGAAGATATAATTCGAAAGCCTATCCCGATGTGCCTTGGTTCGATTTTGCTACAGAGCTTACGAAACTTGGACATCTAAGTAAAGAATGGGGTATAGTCGAGTATCTCTCCGAACGAGAATGGGATCCTGAAGATCACGATTACTATCTTCTTTTGGAAGTTCATGGCGAAATTAAAATCGAACCACCGTTTGAGAAACGTATTCTCCACGGGGGTAAGGTAGCATCTATTCTACACAGAGGCGATTTTTCCTGCCTCGAAAAACCATACACTCGTCTTTTAAATTGGATCGAAGAAAATGGCTACCATATTTCGGGAAATCTGCGTAAAATACATCTTCGCTGCCCACGAAACACAATCGATACCGAGGGCTTTGTAACTGAATTACAGATACCTATCGACAAAGAAGTAGGCCAATGAAATCTCTGCTTGCTAAGTTCAATGATGGCTCTTCGCGCGCGCTCGCAAAAATTGTCTCGATAATCGAGAACAGAACCGAGGGCTATGAGAAACTGATGGCCGAACTTTACCATAAGCCCAACCAAAACTCATACCGAGTGGGCATTACTGGCCCTCCCGGAGCAGGCAAAAGCTCGCTTCTCGATAGAATAGCCCTTACATCGAAGTATTCCGATTACCCCATCGGCATAGTGGCAATCGACCCAAGCAGTTCTTTCACCGGTGGAGCGATTCTTGGTGATAGAGTTCGAATGCGGGATCTAGCGACAAAAGAGAATATCTATATTCGTAGCATGGCTTCTCGCGGTTCGATGGGAGGTTTATCCGAGGCCACAAAGGATGTCCTTGTGGCGCTTGAGGCCTTCGGAAAAGAATTTATACTTCTCGAAACGGTCGGTGTTGGTCAGGTAGAATTGGATATTATCGATGCTTCCGACACGGTTGTAGTCGTCCTGACCCCAGAATCCGGCGACTCGATACAGGCCATGAAAAGCGGTATTATCGAGATCGCTGATATTTTTGCGGTCAATAAATCGGATAGGGA includes:
- a CDS encoding FAD binding domain-containing protein, which gives rise to MIKWIITSGAECMDINEMKWEFPSSQKEVLAAFKGGSTLCAGGTWLLKRDLSKIEKMVDLNGALEEKITIDDGIVKIGAMARFSQVIEYLGRDSLIVKSLTSSASTPLRNHITIGGSIAAFPMWSNVIGPLVAHEAEVVIFDGEPRAIPIEQYLADNERTQRLILGVKFLEKGWKSYFYSAKRTNFDYSSFNISILADIKGDEIGDCRIIVVGCKNKFKRLTEIEKILRDKPISKINLIGIGKKTDIKFGKKPLGTPEYLRKLFEIELERGLAKILKG
- a CDS encoding molybdopterin-dependent oxidoreductase, which gives rise to MNDFNSIGKSVKKIDSLALATGNERFVDDFPLTNPLFIAFKYSPHAFARIIKIDSSNASKIAGVAEIMHYGNAKGKLHTTAGQGYPEPSPYDTYIFEDIVRFVGDRVAAVAADSPEIATRAVNAIEVEYEKMDPLFDYEKAMDDDAPRLHFGEEYMPIPTAFIPEKNIAAKAEIKFGDMQKGFESAEFIVDGTFRTQYASHCAIEPHSALAYIDERGRLVIITATQVPFHARRIVSHTLGIPIGAIRVIKPRIGGGFGGKQEVFLEQVVAFTTWKTHRPSKAIFNRSEVFISSRTRHPMRVTIRAGVKNSGKITALEMKALMNTGAYGSHALTVLSNAGSKVLPLFNKIKNIHFEGTSVYSNLPIGGAYRGYGATQGYFAYCQIIDMITRGINQDILEYCKNRTIKIGETSPVFAALGEGKEGVGQYINSCSLTECIDRGAKAIDWYKIRDKRIRVGDKVKGVGLSVSMQGSGIPRVDMASAHMKMNEDGSFNLHMGATDLGTGSDTVLAQIAAEVLSISVEKLIVRSSDTDLTPFDVGAYASSTTYVSGNAVRLCAEKVRDQILQVAGEILKCSAVELYLHHDRVRRFGGDEFVTYSDICTRAFYETNQFQIQASASYFGTESPPPFIAQFAEVEVDIKTGKVDVIKFVSAIDCGQPINPKLAEGQVEGATLNGISYALCEEYIFNSSGKMTNPSFWDYKIYNTRDLPEMVTIIADSYEKTGPFGAKSAGEIAINGPGPAIANAIFDAIGVRMLEMPFTQERVYRRMVEEGVI
- a CDS encoding GyrI-like domain-containing protein, which codes for MFEIKIFKEKDRTTVARRYNSKAYPDVPWFDFATELTKLGHLSKEWGIVEYLSEREWDPEDHDYYLLLEVHGEIKIEPPFEKRILHGGKVASILHRGDFSCLEKPYTRLLNWIEENGYHISGNLRKIHLRCPRNTIDTEGFVTELQIPIDKEVGQ
- a CDS encoding (2Fe-2S)-binding protein, whose translation is MRGSFDINGSVCEIEFASQATLLRVLRDNGFVEVKEGCKEGDCGACLVLLDDKPVNSCQCFAAQTMGRKILTVKGIGDIHNPHPIQVAFVDAGAVQCGFCTPGMVLSTHALLTKNPNPSDEEIKTALDGNLCRCTGYSKIIDAVKLAAKRMNENE
- the meaB gene encoding methylmalonyl Co-A mutase-associated GTPase MeaB translates to MKSLLAKFNDGSSRALAKIVSIIENRTEGYEKLMAELYHKPNQNSYRVGITGPPGAGKSSLLDRIALTSKYSDYPIGIVAIDPSSSFTGGAILGDRVRMRDLATKENIYIRSMASRGSMGGLSEATKDVLVALEAFGKEFILLETVGVGQVELDIIDASDTVVVVLTPESGDSIQAMKSGIIEIADIFAVNKSDREGAEYFAMELSTILDLKERTDTSWIPPIINTIASTGEGVDDLVSAIESHKKFKLKTGLFKAHRIRQIQQKIKETIISRIDIFIENEGLLDNDLDQIAEDIIVGQNDPYTFVDSKFPIRKFRLIK